From a region of the Paenibacillus sp. FSL R10-2734 genome:
- a CDS encoding AI-2E family transporter, whose product MFLLQQQKYFRTSLTIIAFLLILYLGSKVMFLFAPLAAIFRLLLIPMLLSGFMYYLLRPLVRVLEKRKLNRTLSILLIYFLFAGLFILFWILVWPTLQEQIQNFIDNTPYLVQGLQDQFNALRDDPTLSRFFQGDSDIAARISEYLSDAITWVTNSMSNLIGVVSSIVVLIATLPIILYYMLKDDYKLSPKLQGLLPKKYRKQGQEMFGDIDSALSSFIVTRVVLNVVLGIMLYIGFLIIGLPYSLLLAVISVPLNFIPYVGSFLAAIPVIIVGFIESPTMAIWSLVIIFIAQQIQDNVLSPIIYGKSLDVHPLTTVLLVLIGGDFYGIIGVLIALPVYMIAKIIFLRVYEIIVTDREEETEPLKNEKL is encoded by the coding sequence ATGTTCCTATTGCAACAACAGAAGTATTTTCGGACAAGTCTTACTATCATCGCTTTTTTACTTATTTTGTACTTAGGCTCCAAAGTAATGTTTCTATTCGCACCTTTGGCTGCCATTTTCAGATTATTACTTATTCCCATGCTGCTATCAGGCTTCATGTACTACCTGTTACGTCCGTTAGTACGCGTCCTTGAAAAAAGAAAATTGAATCGAACGCTCTCCATCCTGCTTATTTATTTCCTGTTTGCGGGATTGTTCATTCTCTTCTGGATTCTAGTCTGGCCGACGCTACAAGAACAAATTCAGAACTTTATCGATAATACCCCTTATCTCGTTCAGGGATTACAGGATCAGTTCAATGCCTTAAGGGACGATCCGACACTGTCGCGCTTTTTCCAAGGGGACTCCGACATAGCTGCCCGTATATCAGAATATCTTAGCGATGCAATTACTTGGGTCACCAATTCGATGTCCAATTTGATCGGTGTAGTTTCCAGCATTGTAGTATTAATCGCTACCTTGCCCATCATTCTGTACTACATGCTGAAAGATGACTATAAGCTGTCACCTAAATTACAGGGTCTACTCCCGAAAAAATACCGCAAGCAAGGACAAGAGATGTTTGGAGATATCGACAGTGCGCTCAGCAGTTTCATTGTCACACGTGTGGTGCTAAACGTCGTACTCGGTATTATGTTATATATCGGTTTCCTTATCATCGGGCTCCCTTACTCACTACTGCTCGCAGTAATTTCTGTACCGCTCAATTTCATCCCTTATGTAGGTTCTTTCCTTGCAGCAATACCGGTAATTATAGTAGGCTTCATTGAGTCACCTACGATGGCCATATGGTCCTTGGTGATCATATTCATTGCACAGCAAATTCAAGATAATGTGCTCTCACCGATCATTTACGGAAAATCATTAGATGTTCATCCACTGACCACTGTCCTTCTTGTTCTTATAGGTGGAGATTTCTACGGTATTATTGGCGTGCTTATTGCGCTTCCCGTCTATATGATTGCAAAAATTATTTTTCTGCGAGTGTACGAGATTATTGTTACCGATCGAGAGGAAGAGACGGAGCCTCTCAAGAATGAGAAGCTATAA
- a CDS encoding DeoR family transcriptional regulator yields the protein MKRTHGGAVSLQSVNFEATYPDKEDRLLDEKQRIARKAVEMIQEGDAILLDAGTTTLQIAKELKNFSNIKVITNSIMALNELKDCRNIEVSITGGMLRPDTMAFVGPMTERSLEMVRVDKTFLATNGLDLREGITTPNMLEAATKRKMISVAKQVILLADHSKLGQVSFCKVADVMEMDHCIIDSGASDKFIREITQMGVDFSLV from the coding sequence TTGAAACGAACGCATGGCGGGGCAGTATCTCTGCAGAGTGTTAACTTTGAGGCGACCTATCCAGATAAGGAAGATCGCTTGTTGGATGAGAAGCAGAGAATTGCGCGCAAGGCTGTAGAGATGATTCAGGAAGGCGACGCTATTCTGCTGGATGCTGGAACAACAACGCTACAGATCGCCAAAGAGCTGAAGAACTTTTCAAATATCAAGGTTATTACGAACTCAATCATGGCACTTAATGAGCTGAAGGATTGCCGAAATATAGAGGTTTCGATTACAGGCGGTATGTTGCGACCTGATACGATGGCTTTTGTAGGACCGATGACAGAACGTTCTCTAGAGATGGTTCGAGTAGATAAAACCTTTCTTGCAACCAACGGATTAGACTTACGTGAAGGCATTACGACACCGAATATGCTTGAAGCTGCCACTAAGCGCAAGATGATCTCAGTTGCGAAGCAAGTTATTCTGCTGGCCGATCATAGCAAACTAGGTCAGGTATCCTTCTGTAAGGTTGCCGATGTGATGGAAATGGATCACTGCATCATTGATTCTGGTGCGTCTGACAAGTTTATCCGTGAGATCACGCAAATGGGTGTTGATTTCTCTCTCGTGTGA
- the pfkB gene encoding 1-phosphofructokinase, with the protein MIYTVTLNPSIDYIVEVEDLRLGDLNRMKRDLKLPGGKGINVSRVLNQLEVQNKAIGFLGGFTGRYIEDWLLKESISSDFVFVSDDTRINIKLKHGEETEINGAGPIISDTEADELLQKLAALNEDDVVILSGSVPPSLGADFYDKLISVCKQSGAEFVIDTTGTALNKALPHQPLLVKPNHHELAELFGVTIHTREEIIIYGRKLLEAGAKHVLVSMAGEGALFITEQGVYHANAPKGQVKNSVGAGDSMIAGFVGTLALTGDLMEAFRAGVASGSATAFSDDLANREFIEQLRPLINISEV; encoded by the coding sequence ATGATCTATACAGTAACGCTTAATCCTTCCATTGATTACATCGTGGAAGTTGAAGATTTGAGACTAGGTGACTTGAACCGGATGAAACGTGATTTGAAGCTTCCCGGAGGTAAAGGGATTAACGTATCACGCGTGTTAAATCAGCTTGAAGTTCAGAATAAGGCTATAGGTTTCCTTGGTGGATTCACTGGACGATATATTGAGGATTGGTTGCTGAAAGAATCGATTTCAAGTGATTTCGTATTTGTTTCTGATGATACCCGAATTAATATCAAGCTCAAGCATGGAGAGGAGACGGAGATTAACGGTGCAGGACCCATCATCAGTGATACGGAGGCCGATGAGCTGTTGCAGAAGCTGGCCGCTCTGAATGAGGATGATGTTGTGATTTTGTCGGGAAGTGTGCCTCCATCGCTTGGTGCTGATTTCTATGATAAGTTGATTTCTGTATGTAAGCAGAGCGGGGCCGAATTCGTCATTGATACAACGGGTACAGCGCTGAACAAGGCACTTCCTCATCAGCCCTTGCTCGTTAAGCCTAATCATCATGAGCTCGCAGAGCTATTCGGTGTTACGATTCACACGAGGGAAGAGATTATTATCTACGGACGCAAGCTGCTCGAAGCTGGCGCAAAGCATGTGCTGGTTTCAATGGCTGGTGAAGGAGCCTTGTTCATTACGGAACAGGGGGTATATCACGCCAATGCGCCAAAAGGACAGGTAAAGAATTCTGTAGGTGCAGGGGATTCCATGATCGCTGGATTCGTTGGCACACTAGCCTTGACTGGAGATTTAATGGAGGCTTTTCGTGCAGGAGTTGCCTCAGGAAGCGCAACCGCGTTCTCTGATGACCTGGCAAATAGAGAATTCATCGAGCAACTTAGACCGCTGATCAACATCTCAGAAGTGTAA
- a CDS encoding fructose-specific PTS transporter subunit EIIC: MKITDLMIKDTMIMNLKATTKEGAIDELIASLAASGRINDPVLFKEMILKREEQSSTGIGGGIAMPHAKTKAVNEATVVFAKSATGVEFESLDDEPARIFFMIAAPEGAGNMHLRTLASLSRLLIDSEFIEQLMNTRTTDEVSALFDAKQAEGEAKEKENETKDSVTTSEPEKLIVGNPDSQAFVVAVTACPTGIAHTFMAEDALKKKALEMGVNIRVETNGSEGAKNVLTPDEIRRASGVIVAADKQVEMARFDGKPVLQRPVSDGIRKSEELIRKAMNGDAPIYHNEGRSGNDDASKEKSGSIGSKIYKDLMNGISHMLPFVVGGGILLAISFLIEQVGGAEHPLFQLLQTIGGGDGAFHFLIPVLAGFIAISIGDRPALMPGMVGGYMALNSNAGFLGGLAAGFLAGYVVIGLRKVFAGLPKTLDGLKPILLYPVFGLLITGGLMYYLFDPVFSWINVGLIDWLNDLGTVNAVILGLVLGGMMAIDMGGPFNKAAYTFAIGVFTTSGNTNGFMMAAVMAGGMVPPLAIALATTFFKNKFTEAERKSGLTNYVLGLSFITEGAIPFAAADPLRVLTSCILGSAVAGGLTQLWNINVPAPHGGIFVAALSSHALLFLLAVLIGAVISGLMLGLWKKPLVAK; this comes from the coding sequence ATGAAAATTACGGATTTGATGATAAAAGATACAATGATTATGAATTTAAAAGCAACCACTAAAGAAGGCGCAATTGATGAATTGATCGCTAGTCTTGCCGCTAGTGGTCGAATCAATGATCCTGTTCTATTTAAAGAGATGATTCTAAAGCGTGAAGAGCAGTCCAGTACTGGAATTGGCGGTGGTATTGCAATGCCACATGCTAAGACTAAAGCGGTGAATGAAGCGACGGTTGTGTTTGCCAAGAGCGCGACGGGCGTGGAGTTCGAATCGCTAGATGATGAACCGGCTCGAATTTTCTTTATGATTGCCGCCCCAGAAGGAGCGGGCAATATGCATCTTCGTACATTGGCCTCGCTGTCCAGACTATTGATCGATAGCGAATTCATCGAACAGCTGATGAATACCCGAACGACTGATGAGGTATCCGCCTTGTTCGATGCCAAGCAGGCGGAAGGGGAAGCTAAGGAGAAAGAGAACGAAACCAAGGACAGTGTTACAACGTCAGAACCTGAAAAGCTAATCGTCGGCAACCCAGATTCCCAAGCATTTGTCGTAGCTGTAACCGCTTGTCCTACCGGAATTGCACATACCTTTATGGCTGAGGATGCGCTCAAAAAGAAGGCTCTGGAAATGGGAGTCAATATCCGTGTAGAGACAAATGGTTCTGAGGGTGCCAAAAACGTATTAACACCTGATGAGATTCGGCGTGCAAGTGGTGTAATTGTCGCAGCGGATAAACAAGTGGAAATGGCTCGTTTCGATGGTAAACCAGTGCTGCAAAGACCGGTTAGTGATGGTATCCGTAAATCAGAAGAGCTGATTCGGAAAGCTATGAATGGCGATGCACCGATCTACCATAATGAAGGTCGTAGCGGCAATGACGATGCGTCAAAAGAGAAATCTGGCAGTATCGGCAGTAAAATATATAAAGATTTGATGAACGGTATCTCCCACATGCTGCCGTTTGTAGTCGGCGGTGGTATTCTGCTGGCGATCTCCTTCCTGATTGAGCAGGTAGGTGGAGCGGAACATCCTCTGTTCCAGTTGCTGCAGACGATCGGTGGCGGGGATGGTGCCTTCCATTTCTTAATTCCAGTCCTTGCTGGATTTATAGCGATTAGCATTGGTGATCGTCCAGCACTGATGCCAGGTATGGTTGGCGGTTACATGGCCTTGAATTCAAACGCTGGATTCCTTGGCGGTCTGGCCGCAGGTTTCTTGGCTGGTTATGTAGTTATTGGCCTGCGCAAAGTATTTGCAGGTTTGCCAAAAACCCTCGACGGACTAAAGCCGATTCTGTTATATCCGGTATTCGGCCTCCTGATTACCGGTGGGTTGATGTATTACCTGTTTGATCCGGTGTTTAGCTGGATCAACGTAGGACTCATTGATTGGCTTAACGACCTTGGAACCGTAAATGCAGTGATTCTAGGTCTTGTTCTCGGTGGAATGATGGCCATTGATATGGGAGGACCTTTTAATAAAGCGGCCTACACTTTTGCCATCGGTGTATTTACTACTAGTGGTAATACCAACGGCTTTATGATGGCGGCAGTAATGGCAGGCGGGATGGTGCCTCCACTTGCAATAGCACTAGCTACTACTTTCTTCAAGAATAAATTCACGGAAGCAGAACGAAAATCAGGCTTAACGAATTATGTACTGGGCTTGTCGTTCATTACAGAAGGTGCGATTCCATTCGCCGCTGCCGATCCACTACGTGTTCTGACCTCCTGTATCCTAGGTTCAGCCGTGGCTGGTGGTCTTACACAGCTGTGGAATATCAACGTTCCAGCGCCGCATGGCGGGATCTTTGTGGCTGCGCTTTCGAGCCATGCGCTGCTATTCCTGTTAGCCGTTCTCATCGGAGCAGTCATATCTGGCTTAATGCTCGGATTATGGAAGAAACCGCTAGTGGCAAAGTAA
- a CDS encoding Crp/Fnr family transcriptional regulator has product MILHKGEVLFRQGDSCEFLYKVKSGLFKVTRLHENGNMVLFNILYPGEMVPHHSLISPKEAHGTAVAMMKSEVEAVPSAEWYQQVRDEPGQAMEIARLLQEKVRFMQTRLDHLTVGTPAERLELLTRWFNDYSHGEALTELLTQEEIGQLIGVRRETVNRLLRTVE; this is encoded by the coding sequence ATGATACTGCATAAGGGGGAGGTTTTGTTCCGTCAAGGGGACAGCTGCGAATTCTTATATAAGGTAAAAAGTGGGCTGTTCAAGGTAACAAGGCTTCATGAGAATGGGAACATGGTGCTATTTAACATCTTGTATCCCGGTGAGATGGTTCCCCATCATTCACTCATTTCGCCAAAGGAGGCGCATGGAACAGCGGTTGCGATGATGAAGAGCGAAGTGGAAGCAGTGCCTTCAGCGGAATGGTATCAACAGGTGCGAGATGAGCCCGGTCAAGCGATGGAAATCGCCAGACTGCTGCAGGAGAAAGTACGGTTCATGCAGACAAGGCTAGATCATCTTACCGTTGGTACACCTGCAGAACGTTTGGAACTGTTAACCCGCTGGTTCAATGATTACTCTCATGGCGAAGCGCTAACAGAGCTGTTGACACAGGAAGAAATTGGACAATTGATCGGCGTGAGACGCGAAACAGTCAATCGTTTGCTGCGTACCGTGGAGTGA
- a CDS encoding YitT family protein → MRNHNNGVNILLRLTVILFGTFLLAFTYYHINFQNHLSEGGFVGLSLLGKYVLGISPSISTLLLDVPVLLIAWMFKGKAFVCNTFVSVGAFTIFYGLMERYSGLVINLQGNLALAALLSGVLTGLGAGIILRSGGASGGDDILSLLISEWKGIKVGTVFIMMDVIVLALSLFYMPVKETMYTVMAVVVAGYVITFTTSLGKPKRVKAPKIQSTLRKPHDGAVM, encoded by the coding sequence ATGAGGAACCACAATAACGGAGTGAATATACTGCTCCGATTGACAGTCATTTTGTTCGGTACATTTTTGCTTGCATTTACTTATTATCACATTAATTTTCAGAACCATTTGTCTGAGGGCGGATTCGTAGGATTATCGCTGCTCGGCAAATACGTATTAGGTATTTCACCTTCAATTTCAACTCTGCTTCTAGACGTTCCAGTACTCTTGATTGCATGGATGTTCAAAGGGAAAGCGTTCGTGTGCAACACCTTTGTTTCTGTAGGAGCCTTTACAATCTTTTACGGACTAATGGAACGATATTCCGGTTTGGTCATCAATTTGCAGGGCAACTTGGCATTAGCAGCCCTTTTGTCTGGCGTACTGACAGGTTTAGGTGCGGGAATTATTCTGCGAAGCGGCGGCGCAAGTGGTGGAGACGATATTTTGTCGCTGCTGATCAGTGAATGGAAGGGTATCAAAGTAGGTACAGTATTCATCATGATGGATGTAATCGTTCTGGCACTATCACTTTTCTATATGCCTGTTAAAGAAACAATGTATACGGTGATGGCGGTAGTCGTAGCTGGCTATGTGATCACTTTTACAACCTCTTTAGGCAAACCGAAGAGAGTGAAGGCGCCAAAGATTCAGTCTACGCTGCGTAAACCCCATGATGGTGCGGTAATGTGA